cggtagcaaaaaaaagatagaCTTCAAAAAGGATAACAAGCTAATTGTTTGATGCAAGCCTGTTAAACATTATTCTCAATTagctatttaaatttattgcttaacaacaacaaaaaaagcacacttcTAAAAGCTTTCCAAAGCAAACATAATGTCAGCGCGTACGTACAGCGTCACAAGTGAGCGTTAATGCGTGCAGCATCATTCGGTACCGCGCCGCTCGTAGTGAATTGATTTCCTTTTGCCGAAAATAATTATCTCCCCGCAAACAAGAGTCCCAAATGATGGACGCATCAAACGGGTGACCTTTAGGAAGAAGGCGGAAGAGCAAACAGGCCCGCCTGTACGGGCTTGTTGGAGCATCATTTACTGGCTTCTGGTATATTTTAATTTGACGATTCTGCGACGTTGTTCCCGGCACGGTTGCGTGGTTTTTAGGGGAACTGTAACCCATCAAAGCCATCCATTAATTTATTCACTTCCGTTGAGAGCACATTGCGGACATTGTTATCCTGAGCTTTTAGGCATCGCGGCTCCGTAGCTCGTCGGGCGGGCGCGTTCGTATCGTTGCGCTGCTACGCGGAAGCGAATATTTTCGCATATTCCATTGTTGGAATGTGTTTTAGCGAGATACAAAAGATATGCAAATGCAGTGTGCAGTTTTATTGTCGATGGTAAGTAGCGGCAGTAGACCGAAGAGGAAGAGTAAAGGAGCTAAAGTAATAGTAGACACTAGACAGAGGGACACGGCACCGTTTAGTACTCATAATCCGTTGCGATCGAGTGCGATCAGTTTGATGGCATTAATCACGCGACCGTTCCAAATAACCGCATCCCAACATCAATCAAACTGTAAACAGCATCGGTGTAGAAGATCGCGCCACTACCGATTAGCCGATCAGACTATTAGGCCCTGCGTGCCGCCAGTTGTCGGTGTCTAAATTAAGTCACTATCAACCTACTGCGGCATGTCGCACGATCACGGTTGCTCACATTTATCTTGAAACCTCCCGACCCGCCCGACGCCCGGGTTGAGCGAGTGAGCACAAAAACtaaagggttcgtcgcttgctgaTGAATGGAATCGTTTGTAACGGCCGGTCCGGTTGATGTTCGTTTCGAtcgcgcacacgcacacgaaccTTTGTGATGCGCTGAATGAAAGTGAATCGAAGCAACCGGGATTGGATAGAGTTTCCGAAGCGAGGGGATTGATGTAGGGACTGATTGCTATTAAACCGATTAGTGTTTGGTTTTGTCACCCGCTGATCCACCGACCCGGAGTTAAATCCATTCGGCTGTGAACTTACGAAAAATGTGTGTGCCGTTGTTCGTGGTTATTGTCGCGGAAGGATGGGGGTGGGAgggtttgcatatttttatgcTTACTCCACCAACTCGCTTGATTCGTTCGAGTACACGTGCACGAAGCCACCGCTGTTCGGTATGGACGGGGGAGGGATAACGCGACCACACCACcgtgcgaactgtggtgcagaTCGTGTACAAGCGGCTGGCGAAGCCGAAGACGAAACCGCACAGAATCTTCACCAAACTGCCCATTCCCCGCCCGTTCCAGCGCCCAAGCGCACCCGTTTGTTGCTGGAGTTCGGTCTTGTGACGTCGTGGCCGGGTGTGGGTTTAGCGGGTGGGATTGTATATAAACGACGCGTCGGTTACGCTGGAGCATCATTCGCAAAGGAACCGAGATCGAACGTGGCGCACTGTAGGAAAGAGGATTTTGTGCTGTGAGTGCTATTTCACCAGATACGTACAGTGACGATGAAGCAGTTCGTGGTGTTCGCTAGTGTGTGCTGTGTCCTGCTGGCAGGACGCGTTGTGTTGTCGGCACCGGCCCCCCAGCAGGCCAGCGCAGGCGCCGGTGGGTCAAACAATGTGGAAACGTTGAAATATTACAGCGAAAACAATGGACCAGATGGGTACAGGTTCAAGTAAGTGGTGTGTGACTATGACGGTGTCGCGGCACGGCACTCATCATCATTGCGTCGGTTGAGCAAGTGTTGCGTGGGTCGGCTGTGTGCGCGCCAAACCAGGAACGGTGATAATAAGGATGCATCTTTTCTCTCCCTTCCTCTGCCGTTCTGTACAGTTACGAGCTGAGCGATGGACAGATCCGATCGGAAGTTGGCACCTACCGGGACGTGAAGGATGCGGAGGGCAAGGACGTGAAGGCGTTGTTCGTGCAGGGTTCGTACTCGTTCGTTGGCCCCGATGGCCAGACGTACTGGGTGAACTATACCGCCGATGAGAACGGTTACCATCCGAAGGTCGGCACCGGCCCAACGGGTGGAATCCAACCGGGCCAGGAAACGCCCGTAACGAGCGCTTAGAAAGGTGTCACATGGAGGACATTTTGAGGGACACGTTCAGCGAGGACGGGGCTGAACTGCCATCAGAAATGCACCCTCAGCAAGCAGGATGTCTGCAGGGACACAGACACAGGCACatactcacacaaacacttacCTGCGCACACAAGAAACACATTCCGCATGCCAGTGCGCATGCAAAGTCAGTGGCATTCTATTTCTAGGCTTAAGCGATAGTCGATGTAAATACGATGCGTTGTGTGTTCCTTAGGAAAAATGTTAAGGAAGCTCAAATAAACGAAGTGTAGGAAAATGTAGCTgctgtgtttattatttaacaaCGTGCAAGGAAACGAAGAGAAAATTTCATGatgatcatcattatcattatcatttatcatcatcatttcatGATGAAATCATTCATTCTCACTTATGATCTTAGTTTTATTCATTTCGctttaagaaaataaaatttatttttaattattgttttacataTCTTATATAATTTCTTGAACATGAATGAATATTTGAATTGAATGAGAGGCCCTGAACATACATGAATGGATTATTTGGATTAATGGAGGTTTCAATTATTTGAAAGGATTCATTCATCATTGAGAGTTATGCCTTTGAGGATCTATGAACCTCTGAGCATTCACGAATTTCTGGTGAAAGGTTTCATTACCTGAAACTCTTTATTCACGATTATACTTTCTATATGAATGAGTattcctaaaaaaaaaatatcacaaaaaaattacaaaaataacaCGTCGTAGGTTAATGTTGGCCGTTTTAGTTTCTTAAATATTTCCGAGGGGCGGCCCAGGACCTGTATTTGGTAGTGGCGCCGGTTTTTACACGACAGGGTCGGTACAAAATCTCTCCGTAGTAATTTCCCGTAGCTACGTGATAAAATAATTCTAGTAAGTCAGATATGGCAGGGGCTCATGTAGATCGTTACGGCAAAAAGAAGTAGAGTTTCGAGGTCAAAATGGAGCGACCGTTGATAACCAAGGCCAGGGAAAAGCTTATTCAAAGGTtatcatattttgttttgggcGGTGTTAGCTAAAGTTCTATCCGGTTAGCGTATAGCGTATAGTGTAAGGctttgaagctttttttctgaatgcttaatataataaattacaACATTTAAATTACTTAATATTACGACTATCAAGCTTTTTAAGCGTTTGTTGTTAAAGGTCACtttgtaaacaatttcaaaGGGCTggatttttttacattctttCTACAGATATGCAAAGGTCATTGATCAATAACGTAAGAATTGTttcacttaaaaaaaaataatataattaatataaaGTGTTCCAGTCCAAATGACGGGACCGGTAGTTCTAGTGTTTAAAACTAGGGACACAACACTAGAACTAACACAGGGGATTTGTTAACTTTGTTGCCTTCTTTAATGCagcatttgcatttttctaATGCATATGTTAATAACTTTTCCGTATTGTCAGCCTATAGTACTATCGTTCGGTCATTACGATAATAATgtcataaaatatttaaatgccTACTTTTGAGGATAGTTTCTACCCAACACCAGGAAGTGCCATCCGGCATTTTTGCATATGTAAACCGTCGTCATACTGGACACCGTTCCCACCGACACACAACGATAAGCATGAGCGATGATCAATGCCGATGCgcaaaattaatgatttaaaaatttcacaaagaaacattttattcttccttttcgtttggctactttttgttttttgttttttttgtttttttgctgatgGCGCAAATTTCCATCCATTAATCAATGCGTCGGATCGGCGGTGAAGCTGCGCTAAGCGATGGGGCGATTCTTGCGATCGCTGCTGGAGAAGTCTAGCTTACGATCGGTATCATAGTCGCCGGTGCCCATCCGGGCGCGATATCCATTCTCGTCGGCGACATACTCCACCCAGTAGGTACGACCATCGTCACCGACGTACGAGTAGCGTCCTTGGACGGCAACAAACTGCACGTCTTTGCCTTCATCGTCCTTGCTGTACCGAATCGTACCTTCCTCCTTACGACGCTGCTCGTCACTCAATTCGAATCTACGCACGGGGAAAGCAGAAAGGATGAATCACGTTTTCACCACTGCCGTAGATGCTTTTGCTGCTGGCCGACGGTTCAACTTACTCAAAGTTGTATCCTTCGTTCTGCGCATTGTTGTTCTCGTACTGCACGATGTACGGCGTGGCTACGGGATCAACAGGAGCACCCGCGGTGGTGACAATCAACACTGTTACTGCAATAGAAACCGCCACGTGCAGCTGCATTTTGGTGGGCGTTTGCTCTTGCGAATCTTTCGCCAAATACTGACAACTTGGACGTTAGCACGGGGAACTTTTATAGTAGAAATTTCTGGCCTCATCCGATACACACCCTGTGCTTTGAAGATGGCAGTTTTGGTTGCTCCCCCTTCAATGGAGATTAGAGATCGACGGATCGAATGTGTGCTGTACGAGCATCCATTCGGTGGTAATGAACAGCTATTAATCAGAACTGTTGACAAATGCGTCCGTATGCTACACTCACGGCGCTGCAGACGgattgcatttgcatttgcaaaacTTGTCATCTGTCTAAAAAGGGATTATGAGATTGCATCTAAAGCATGCCCAAAATAAGCCAAACCAAGCGAAGGAcacatgtttatttttatttttcgggaAAAAGTTTGCAAAACGTCAACAGTTCAACACAAataatgtttggttttgtatagaaaatgtgtgttttcatttattattcaaatCATAGGACAACATGGCCGGCAATGTCTTGTCACGGGAATGGTGGGatgatttgtttataaattattttttgccaAAGTAAAAAGTCTTTTCAAAGTGGAAAGCTTGTGGTTTCACTCGCTCAACACGTTTAATGTCGGTGATAAGCTGCTTCGAATGTAAATTTTCCAGAATCTCCTTGAAGCCCGTCGTTTCTGAAAGCAAAATTGAGaagtaataataaagaaaaattgattatttgttgcgtgtttttgtttgttttttgatagTAAACAATTTCAACCCGCTGCaacatgtttaaaataaaatacaaagttcTTGATTTAAATTCTACATGAAAACGATAAAAACGCTCCTTGGGGTATGCAATCCGCTGAACATTTCGAAattgtgaaacatttcatatACTTTTCACTGAGGTTGAAATTTTTCATAGGCTTAAATTGAAATCGTTCATATGCTTGAGGGAGGCGTTAGaaagtttgaaatatttcaatccaTCGAATATTTGTGTAGCAAATAAATTTCTAGATTATGTTGAACATTCAGAAATGGGAGTTATTGATGTTATAAAACCGAAAAATAATGGAAGAGCGAGTGAAACTATTAACATTTtcacaaataaacacaacagCAACTATATAATCCATCAAAAAATTAGTAAATCATTCCAGCAAATTAAATGATCTTCAATGTAACGATCTTTCATCTAACATTATCACAGCTTCAATGGTGGTCCAATGGTGTACTTACTGTCAATTTTTTCGGTATATTCCACAAAGTACAGATAATCGTCGTTCGGTGAGTTGAGCACCCACTTTCCATTCACTTTCAGCGTATCACGATCCCAGTCGTACACGTACTGCGAAAACTCCACAATCTTCAGTGGCAATCTGAgggaaaaagcaaaagaaaccaTCCTGTCAGCACATTGGTCCGGCAGCCGGCTTCGCTCACGATCACTCACTCATCACTTAGCACGTTGTTCACAAACTCCGTCTGGTTGGAGATACGCTCCGTCACGACCTGTTTCACGGTATAGAACGCGCTGCACGGTTCTAGCTGGGCCAGTAAAACACCAACCAGCACGAGACCAATCACCGCACCGGTATCGACACACTTGCCACCGTGGAGCTTCATGTTAACCGTTCTAATGTCACCGAACCAATGAGTACGGTAGGTAGCGGTGGTACGAATTTTATATTCTTCATCGCCGAAAATGGGCAGAACCCCCCAAAAACCGAGCATGCGAATGGTAATCGGGTTTGGGAATCGATTCGCCACGTGACGGGACATCGCCGTGGTACGACAACCTGTTCGAGTTTGAGCTTCTTCTACTTCGCGTTCCTTatgatgagttttttttacgtcaaaagagattttttgttgtttgtcccCGCTGTAGCGCTAAGCGTTCTTTCCACAATCCGCCTAGGGGTGCATTTTTTTGTGGGCCAAGTGCCGCGGAACTATTACATCTTCTTCTCAGATAGGCGGAAGGCGATCTCTGCTGAATGGAGTCAATGCGATGTGTtgcattaaattaaaagaCGCGCATATTTGCGGTTAGAATTGAtcacacaatttttttttattaaattgtatCTTTGATCGTCATCTACTTTTTGTTCTGCTTGAAGATCAAGGTGAGCGTAGCCACCCAATGGGTGGGTTTCGGCGTGGATGCAGTTCAATTGGTAATGGATGTTTACAAGGATCGGTAGAATTATTATAGTGCTGAAGGTTAGGCAGCTTGCCTTTTTTGATGGAGTGGGCTGGTAAATTTGTGctaatttgttttgtgagtAAAACATTTAGCTAAATGAGGAAGTAATAATGTCCCACTGTACGGTTCAGCGAGGTTCGAAGTTTGCATCGTGTTTCGACCATATGTGCCACGCACTGAAGACGCAAACCTTGAAGTACCATCCAGCTGAAGGGGGAGCGCTACTTGAGCAGTGCGAGAATAGTTCCCGAAAACTCGGGATTAAAGAAAGCAGATTTACGTCAATGCGTTTAATTGTTATTGATGCCAAAACCAGTTTGAAGATAGCTCTACCGATATGAAGAAAATTCCCCACATGGAGCAGCATTTATAGCGATTCGCAAGGGACTCCAAAACGTTGCGATCGTGCTCCGTTACGAAACCGAATCAGTCCATCGGTGTGGTTTTTCTAAAAATTTTGCTCGTTTTTTCTGAAGCCGCTCAATTAACACCTACCGCTACAGTAGAATTTAAAGTGTTGTCAAATATTACGTCAATATACACACCTCCGATCTACCTTGCAGCTGGAACAAACGTTTCAAGCACTGCTGATGTTTATCTTGGAGTGGTTTTTGTTAGTCATTTTTGTTCGAGCATTTCAGATTTACTTTCGTTTTCGTACATCTGGCGTTTGTGACAAGAACCGCTGCAGGTGCTCGTTTCCCGGTAGCTATAGTTCTAAGTAACAGCTACGAAAGCTACAGCAACCAGAACGGCAAAAGTATGTCAGCGGTCTGCTAAAGCTTAACGCTTTACGCGCGCTTTAGGAGTTTGCTCTATGCTCCAAGAGCCGATCATTTCGGACCCCCTCGATGCGATCGCTCCCACAGACGAGATGTTTCATCAGTCATTCTAAGTGGGTACGCGCCGCGAATTCCAAACCGTACGCTCGATACGCCTGCCGAAATGAAGCGTCCAATTGTTCGGCAGGGAATATAAATATTCAACAGCGTATACAGGGACGCCGCTGTTCGTTAGTCGTTCCAGAGATGGCGGGAAGTTTGGAAAGTTCACCGACCATAGAACGTTCGTCTAACGGCGTTCGCGTATGTGAGAAAGCAGAAGTGTCATAGCAAGATGATATGTGGGAGCAGCTCTTCCTAATCAGCTTACTGATATTCGGCTCGTTTTCAAAGGTGATTTCATCATGTTACATCATAAAGGGTCCTACAAATGGTTGCTCCATAGCAAACTAGAATACCAATATGAAGGACGTCCTAAAGATGGCTAGGAACTTTTACGAACCATGAAGGCATTTTCGGATTAGCTAACTCATGAGCGAACCGGTTTCGTTCTTTGTGAGGAACTGAACGAACGGTACAGATCTTTCGTTCTTTTGTTGCTCCCAAAATGTCGTTCTCATACTTCATCTCGTTCATATAGTTCCAGGACTCTCACAAAATGTTCTTATATTCGACGGATAGTTCGCTCCAGCCGTCACGTCACCTACGTTACATTTCGTTCAAAATGCGTTACGCAGCAGTTCAACCTGGGTTACAAGCCGTTCAATGTGAGTCATTCAGTCTGCTTCACAGCTCGTTACATTCTACTTTATCGGCTTAAAAACCTCAATAGGTATACCCCTGCCATTTCAGGCTTTCtgtaactttatttacccttgGCTGGATAGTCTAAACAGATAGTTCAACCTGAAGACTATTTGTGAACTGCACGAAAAAAGTTCGTTCACGTAAAACAACTGATCGAACTGAACAGGTTCTTGTGGTTCTTGTGATCCAATTCTACTGCAGACCTCTTTCGGTGGCTTGCCCCAATAAGCTATCTCTgatttttaaacctttttctGCGAATTTTAGCAACACAGCATGAATGAACCGATACGCATCAGCATAGAAATGCGTTTGGAACGTCACGTTATTTCCTACATTAAAAAACCCCGAAATACACCTTAGTTCTACATTCATCAACGGGACGTATTTGGTAGGGGATCAAAAGTGATCCTACCAGTTTTTTACAGTTGGGCTTTCGGAAACCGAACGTTTGCTGTCGCTgtctcccttttttgtttattctgaATAAATAATCGCACCGCATAAGCATAGAACCGTATGCATCGGTGGATTTGGCGGACCCGCAAAACCAGTTGCCCCGTACCATCCCTGTCCGATAACCGGTAGAACCGGTGCGGGACAGTCGAAAGCGGGACGCTTCCGTTCGGTGGTGTGGAGTGGTGGAGTCCGACGCTTGGCACTGGTCAACCCGACAAATGCAACCAGTCCCGTCAGTCTGTCTACCGGGGTTTATGG
The Anopheles moucheti chromosome 2, idAnoMoucSN_F20_07, whole genome shotgun sequence genome window above contains:
- the LOC128298098 gene encoding larval cuticle protein 65Ag1-like, whose protein sequence is MKQFVVFASVCCVLLAGRVVLSAPAPQQASAGAGGSNNVETLKYYSENNGPDGYRFNYELSDGQIRSEVGTYRDVKDAEGKDVKALFVQGSYSFVGPDGQTYWVNYTADENGYHPKVGTGPTGGIQPGQETPVTSA
- the LOC128298868 gene encoding uncharacterized protein LOC128298868; translated protein: MKLHGGKCVDTGAVIGLVLVGVLLAQLEPCSAFYTVKQVVTERISNQTEFVNNVLSDELPLKIVEFSQYVYDWDRDTLKVNGKWVLNSPNDDYLYFVEYTEKIDKTTGFKEILENLHSKQLITDIKRVERVKPQAFHFEKTFYFGKK
- the LOC128298687 gene encoding endocuticle structural glycoprotein SgAbd-5-like translates to MQLHVAVSIAVTVLIVTTAGAPVDPVATPYIVQYENNNAQNEGYNFEFELSDEQRRKEEGTIRYSKDDEGKDVQFVAVQGRYSYVGDDGRTYWVEYVADENGYRARMGTGDYDTDRKLDFSSSDRKNRPIA